One Bacillus sp. 2205SS5-2 genomic window carries:
- a CDS encoding AAA family ATPase, translating into MKFVLVFGPQAVGKMTVGQELAKITGLKLFHNHMTIDLVSNFFDYGTKEGKRLVGMFRQEIFEEVSKSSLGGMIFTYVWAFNMQDDWDYVNQVSQLFESRGGTVYFVELEADLEERLERNKSSNRLEHKPSKRDIEWSEGDLKKSMEQYRLNSFEGEIKYSNYIKVNNTNLSADEVAEIIKEKFQL; encoded by the coding sequence ATGAAATTTGTTCTAGTATTTGGACCTCAAGCGGTTGGTAAAATGACAGTTGGACAAGAATTAGCAAAAATAACAGGTTTAAAACTCTTTCATAATCATATGACGATTGATTTGGTTAGTAATTTCTTTGACTACGGTACTAAAGAAGGAAAGAGATTAGTCGGTATGTTTCGTCAAGAGATATTTGAAGAAGTGTCAAAGAGCAGTTTGGGTGGAATGATTTTCACTTATGTGTGGGCATTTAATATGCAAGATGACTGGGATTATGTTAATCAAGTCTCTCAATTGTTCGAGTCCAGGGGAGGGACTGTTTACTTTGTGGAGCTTGAGGCTGATTTGGAAGAAAGACTTGAGCGAAATAAAAGTTCTAATAGACTTGAACATAAGCCATCAAAAAGGGATATTGAATGGTCTGAAGGTGATTTGAAAAAGTCGATGGAGCAATACAGATTGAATTCTTTTGAGGGTGAAATTAAATATTCAAACTATATCAAAGTAAACAATACAAACTTGAGTGCCGATGAGGTAGCCGAGATAATCAAAGAGAAATTCCAATTATAG
- a CDS encoding thermonuclease family protein: MNKVVIFLLVGILTGCGIIDVEEKATSTSVITSDFEKEEVELVRSIDGDTIKVSYRGDEENIRLLLIDTPETNHPQLGVQPFGQEAKEFTMDLVENADMLELEFDIGQKRDKYQRLLAYVYADGVMVQELLVREGLARVAYVYPPNTRYVDQLKGLQEHAQGSALGIWSVENYATSEGFDKEVLEPKQEEKRVDGCQIKGNINSKGERIYHTEQSRWYEQTDPEVWFCNEKEAQEAGFRAPL; this comes from the coding sequence ATGAACAAAGTAGTTATTTTCTTACTCGTGGGGATTCTCACAGGGTGTGGAATAATTGATGTCGAAGAAAAAGCAACATCAACAAGTGTTATAACATCTGATTTCGAAAAAGAAGAAGTCGAGCTGGTTCGATCAATTGATGGCGATACAATTAAAGTAAGCTATCGTGGTGATGAAGAAAATATTCGACTCCTCTTAATTGATACTCCTGAAACGAATCACCCTCAGCTTGGTGTACAGCCTTTTGGGCAAGAAGCAAAAGAGTTCACCATGGATTTAGTCGAAAACGCCGACATGCTTGAACTTGAATTCGATATCGGCCAAAAAAGAGACAAATATCAACGATTATTAGCTTATGTATACGCTGATGGAGTAATGGTGCAGGAGCTTTTGGTGAGAGAAGGGTTAGCGAGAGTTGCTTATGTGTATCCACCGAATACGAGGTATGTAGACCAATTAAAAGGACTTCAAGAGCATGCACAAGGGTCCGCTCTTGGAATTTGGTCAGTGGAAAACTATGCCACTTCTGAAGGATTTGATAAAGAGGTCCTTGAACCGAAACAGGAAGAAAAGCGTGTAGATGGTTGTCAAATAAAAGGTAATATCAATTCCAAGGGTGAGCGAATATACCATACTGAACAATCTAGATGGTATGAACAAACGGATCCCGAGGTTTGGTTTTGTAATGAAAAAGAAGCTCAAGAAGCAGGGTTTAGGGCACCACTTTGA
- a CDS encoding CidA/LrgA family protein has product MKKWWMIIGQMAFLSGLYEFGVFLVQHFSLPIPGNVLGMVLLLLLLAAGVVKVEWIEETCTLLLKHMAFFFVPISVGIMTLGGLIKQSGSILLLILLFSTSIGLIATGASSQYVARKKEEVRHG; this is encoded by the coding sequence ATGAAAAAATGGTGGATGATAATAGGACAAATGGCTTTTCTGTCTGGATTATATGAATTTGGAGTGTTTCTTGTTCAACACTTTTCGCTTCCCATTCCTGGAAATGTATTAGGAATGGTTCTTTTGCTTTTGTTGTTAGCAGCAGGGGTTGTTAAAGTAGAATGGATTGAAGAAACTTGCACGCTATTGTTGAAGCATATGGCCTTCTTTTTTGTACCAATTTCCGTTGGGATCATGACCTTAGGTGGATTGATTAAACAAAGCGGTTCAATTTTACTGTTAATTTTACTTTTTAGTACTAGTATCGGTTTAATTGCTACGGGTGCTTCATCCCAATATGTTGCACGAAAAAAAGAGGAGGTTCGTCATGGCTAA
- a CDS encoding mechanosensitive ion channel family protein — protein sequence MEQLADWIEHYNVWDLVLSVSVLVVIFIIRIALLWSLRKAGIHQKALKSLLNWVTFYAILLFFLFYYSDSAWIQSEWIKFGKIHITPSLIIIAVLIVSLAYRLSKLLTEALLPSLYSRYSVNKGLQYTLSRMVHYVIMVTAFLMSLSTVGINLSALTVFAGLISVGIGFGLQNIASNFISGIILLFERQIEVGDRIIINDIIGDVQQIKMRATIVKTLTNEHIIVPNSYFLEEQVVNRSYSDSRLKMVIPFGVAYGTDVEALRKLLEDLVREESEKRVSVLTKPAPYVNFIEFGDSSLNFELFVWISNPYDYVMLRSEFYYKIYHLLNEHNIEIPFPQRDVNIKNGYSEQESS from the coding sequence TTGGAACAATTAGCTGATTGGATTGAACATTATAATGTTTGGGACCTTGTTTTAAGTGTGAGCGTATTGGTAGTGATTTTTATCATTCGCATTGCATTACTATGGAGTTTACGAAAAGCTGGCATTCACCAAAAAGCACTAAAGAGTTTATTGAATTGGGTTACTTTTTACGCAATTTTATTGTTCTTCTTGTTTTATTATAGTGATTCCGCCTGGATTCAAAGTGAATGGATTAAATTTGGGAAGATTCACATTACTCCATCACTTATTATTATAGCCGTGTTAATTGTTTCGCTAGCTTATCGTTTGTCAAAGTTATTAACTGAAGCTCTTTTACCTTCTTTGTATAGCCGGTATTCGGTAAATAAAGGTTTGCAATATACGTTAAGTCGGATGGTTCATTATGTCATTATGGTGACTGCATTTTTAATGAGTTTATCGACTGTTGGGATTAATTTGAGCGCGTTGACCGTCTTTGCGGGGTTAATATCAGTTGGAATCGGGTTCGGATTGCAAAACATTGCATCGAATTTTATCTCGGGAATCATTCTCTTATTTGAGCGTCAGATTGAAGTAGGAGACAGAATTATTATTAATGATATCATCGGAGATGTTCAGCAAATAAAGATGAGAGCAACCATAGTGAAGACACTTACAAATGAGCATATCATCGTACCAAACTCCTATTTTTTAGAAGAACAAGTTGTCAATCGTTCGTATAGTGATTCACGATTGAAAATGGTGATACCTTTTGGCGTTGCTTATGGGACGGATGTGGAAGCATTACGCAAACTTCTCGAAGACCTTGTCCGAGAAGAATCCGAGAAGCGTGTGTCGGTATTGACCAAGCCGGCTCCATATGTCAATTTTATTGAATTTGGTGATTCGTCATTAAACTTTGAATTATTTGTATGGATCTCGAATCCGTATGATTATGTTATGTTGCGAAGTGAATTTTATTATAAAATTTATCATTTATTGAATGAGCATAATATTGAAATTCCATTTCCACAAAGAGATGTTAATATTAAAAATGGTTATAGTGAGCAAGAAAGCTCTTAG
- a CDS encoding LrgB family protein codes for MANLLMTIFTLCLTVLAYWLSIELAKKYRYPFTTPLFLSTLIIIGLFMVMDISYQDYSTANTLLTYLLGPATVALALPIYKNRKIIITYFRPALVGILVGSLVTISSAIFLAHILHLGNEIELSLSLKSITTPVAVEVAEVIGANISLSAAFVVVTGILGAMFGPWLLTKAKVIHPVSRGLALGVISHGIGTSEAVKEGQLEGAVAGSAMGVTSLLLSLVLPMLL; via the coding sequence ATGGCTAATTTACTCATGACGATATTTACTTTATGTCTCACAGTTTTGGCGTATTGGTTATCGATTGAATTAGCCAAAAAATATCGATATCCCTTTACGACACCGCTTTTTTTAAGCACGCTTATAATTATCGGCCTCTTTATGGTGATGGATATTTCATATCAAGATTACAGCACTGCGAACACACTTCTAACATACTTGTTAGGTCCTGCTACGGTCGCCTTGGCTCTCCCTATATACAAAAATAGAAAAATAATCATTACTTATTTTCGACCTGCTTTGGTCGGAATACTAGTGGGTAGTTTGGTCACAATTAGTTCGGCGATATTTTTAGCTCATATATTACATTTAGGAAATGAAATAGAGTTATCACTAAGCTTAAAATCTATCACGACGCCTGTAGCAGTTGAAGTTGCCGAAGTGATTGGGGCAAATATTTCATTATCAGCGGCCTTTGTTGTGGTAACCGGAATTCTTGGTGCAATGTTTGGGCCTTGGTTACTTACGAAAGCAAAAGTGATTCACCCTGTGTCACGTGGGCTAGCTCTTGGAGTGATTTCCCACGGAATAGGAACCTCAGAAGCGGTAAAAGAAGGACAGCTTGAAGGGGCGGTTGCTGGAAGTGCCATGGGAGTCACATCACTGTTACTTTCTTTAGTTTTGCCCATGTTATTATAA
- a CDS encoding lytic transglycosylase domain-containing protein, protein MKKKQKKQHLSYLIIGLIPVVIFSLYYVNNNQTLKNVNVQDSETKNFIDEIPGEFIPIYQAAEEEYGVQWTLLAAHHRVETRFSKMEVMVSPVGAIGPMQFMPCTFVGWGHPTCDGLGGGDITDQELTNPDRIKEFGGYGVDANGDGIADPWDIEDAIFTAAKYLARNGASEGEVEKAVFAYNHSDEYVESVMFYLNKYEKSLEEDSVPTTVW, encoded by the coding sequence ATGAAAAAAAAACAGAAGAAACAACATCTATCCTATTTGATAATAGGCTTAATTCCAGTAGTGATATTTTCTTTATATTATGTGAATAATAACCAAACCCTGAAAAATGTAAATGTTCAAGATTCAGAAACGAAAAATTTTATTGATGAAATTCCTGGTGAATTTATACCGATCTATCAGGCTGCTGAAGAAGAATACGGGGTCCAATGGACATTATTAGCAGCTCATCACCGCGTTGAAACCCGCTTCTCCAAAATGGAAGTGATGGTATCTCCAGTTGGAGCAATTGGTCCGATGCAGTTTATGCCTTGTACATTCGTCGGGTGGGGACATCCTACTTGTGATGGGCTCGGTGGAGGGGACATCACAGATCAAGAACTAACTAACCCGGATAGAATTAAAGAATTCGGTGGGTACGGAGTCGATGCAAATGGAGACGGGATAGCAGATCCGTGGGATATAGAAGATGCTATTTTTACTGCAGCGAAGTATTTGGCACGTAACGGAGCAAGTGAAGGTGAAGTTGAGAAAGCAGTGTTTGCTTACAATCACAGCGATGAATATGTGGAATCGGTTATGTTTTATTTGAATAAATATGAGAAAAGTTTAGAAGAGGATAGTGTGCCGACGACGGTTTGGTGA
- a CDS encoding glycerate kinase, with product MKKIVIAPDSFKGSLTSFEAVEAISKGIQDIEPNVKLVNFPMSDGGEGFLQCLHLYDRTFVQVDVPVKNLYGKKTVSPILWNEAQKIACIESARILGLNLVKEEDRDPMNASSQGIGELILHCKDLGAEKIIIALGGTGTIDGGIGCLAALGVQFFDALNNKLPPLPASLGKIDSVSFKYVKSDLLRLNLVLAADVTAVLLGSNGAVKGYGPQKGLKSDEIPQLEVGMNHFANHLNAVSGKGIHLIEGTGAAGGLGYSLAACFQATFISGTSLLFKYSQISTAIKEADLVITGEGTFDDQTIQGKLPWKIIQLSNQFNVPVWVFAGTVVEVDRPQDALKKANVYSIRTKHMTKQESMYQAPDLLRQKVAIQLKKNPSLRVNGWKENTEG from the coding sequence TTGAAAAAAATTGTGATCGCTCCTGACTCGTTTAAAGGGTCCTTGACAAGTTTTGAAGCAGTTGAGGCTATATCAAAAGGTATTCAAGACATTGAACCAAACGTAAAGCTTGTTAATTTCCCTATGTCAGACGGTGGAGAGGGCTTTTTACAGTGTTTACACTTATACGACAGGACATTTGTGCAGGTAGATGTCCCAGTGAAAAATTTATATGGGAAAAAGACAGTTAGTCCTATTCTATGGAATGAAGCACAAAAAATCGCTTGTATTGAGTCAGCAAGAATATTAGGTCTTAACTTAGTGAAAGAGGAAGATCGAGACCCTATGAACGCTTCATCTCAAGGTATTGGAGAACTTATTCTTCATTGCAAAGATTTGGGAGCAGAAAAAATCATAATAGCTTTAGGTGGGACAGGTACAATTGACGGTGGAATAGGCTGTTTAGCTGCGCTTGGAGTACAGTTTTTCGATGCATTAAACAACAAGCTCCCCCCCTTGCCTGCCTCTCTTGGCAAAATTGACTCTGTATCATTCAAATATGTGAAATCTGATCTACTTCGACTCAACCTTGTTTTAGCGGCGGACGTAACGGCTGTTCTACTTGGTTCAAATGGTGCTGTGAAGGGATATGGTCCTCAAAAGGGCTTGAAATCCGATGAAATTCCTCAATTAGAAGTGGGAATGAATCACTTTGCAAACCATCTCAATGCGGTGAGTGGCAAAGGTATTCATTTGATCGAGGGAACAGGAGCGGCTGGAGGTTTAGGCTACAGTCTTGCGGCTTGTTTTCAAGCAACATTTATTAGTGGAACATCTCTATTATTTAAGTATTCTCAAATATCTACGGCCATCAAAGAAGCAGATTTAGTGATTACTGGTGAAGGAACATTTGATGATCAAACTATTCAAGGAAAACTGCCTTGGAAAATCATTCAACTCTCCAATCAATTTAATGTACCCGTTTGGGTGTTTGCGGGAACAGTTGTCGAGGTAGATAGACCACAGGATGCACTTAAAAAAGCGAACGTCTATTCAATTCGAACGAAACACATGACAAAGCAAGAATCGATGTATCAGGCACCTGATTTATTAAGACAAAAAGTAGCTATCCAATTAAAGAAAAATCCAAGCTTAAGGGTTAATGGTTGGAAGGAGAATACTGAAGGATAG
- a CDS encoding glycine betaine uptake BCCT transporter codes for MKKISSVFWITLGIVVAAVLFGVLAPTVFETATSEMQGFITQTFGWYYLILVSVFVIFCIFLIFSPIGTIRLGKPDDRPEFSNATWFAMLFSAGMGIGLVFWGAAEPIYHFTSPPTAEALSDKALKDAMRYTFFHWGVHAWAIYAIVALALGYFKFRKGAPGLISSTLSPLFGDKVKGPLGTVIDVLAVFATVVGVATTLGFGAKQINGGLSYLFGIEINFTYQLIIIGVVTVLFMISAWSGLGKGIKYLSNTNLVLAVVLLLLMFIIGPSLFILNLFTDTLGSYIQNIIQMSFRIAPLDEANRNWINGWTIFYWAWWISWSPFVGIFIARVSKGRTIREFIIGVLLMPAFVSFIWFAVFGSTAMDVQQAGAIDLAALKPEEILFAVFSQFQYSTVITIIAIVLISTFFITSADSATFVLGMQTTYGSLTPPANVKLTWGVAQSLVAVILLYSGGLQALQNALIVAAFPFSIIMLLMMISLYKALMIEKKELGLYLKPKPKKKV; via the coding sequence ATGAAAAAGATAAGTAGCGTTTTTTGGATTACACTCGGAATTGTTGTAGCAGCCGTATTATTTGGCGTATTAGCTCCAACAGTTTTTGAGACGGCAACAAGCGAAATGCAGGGCTTCATCACACAAACATTTGGGTGGTATTATTTAATCTTAGTCTCAGTTTTTGTTATATTTTGTATATTTTTAATTTTTAGTCCGATTGGTACGATTCGACTTGGGAAACCGGATGATCGGCCTGAATTTTCTAACGCAACTTGGTTTGCGATGTTATTTAGTGCAGGTATGGGAATAGGACTAGTATTCTGGGGAGCGGCTGAGCCGATTTATCATTTTACTTCTCCACCAACAGCAGAGGCATTATCAGATAAAGCCTTAAAAGATGCAATGAGATATACCTTCTTTCATTGGGGGGTTCATGCGTGGGCCATCTATGCGATTGTCGCTCTCGCACTTGGCTACTTTAAATTCCGAAAGGGTGCACCAGGGTTAATTTCTTCTACGCTATCACCGCTCTTTGGAGATAAGGTCAAGGGACCTCTTGGAACAGTGATTGATGTTTTAGCTGTATTCGCAACGGTAGTAGGGGTTGCAACGACACTTGGTTTTGGTGCCAAGCAAATAAATGGTGGTTTATCTTATTTATTCGGTATTGAAATTAATTTTACGTACCAACTAATCATCATTGGGGTTGTTACCGTTCTATTTATGATTTCTGCTTGGTCTGGATTAGGTAAAGGAATTAAGTATTTAAGTAATACTAATTTAGTTCTTGCAGTTGTTTTATTACTGTTAATGTTTATTATTGGACCATCCTTGTTTATCTTGAATTTGTTTACAGATACATTAGGATCTTACATTCAAAACATTATTCAGATGAGTTTCCGAATTGCTCCGTTAGATGAAGCAAATCGTAACTGGATTAACGGATGGACTATTTTCTATTGGGCTTGGTGGATTTCTTGGTCTCCATTTGTGGGAATATTTATTGCTCGAGTATCGAAAGGCCGAACGATTCGTGAATTTATTATTGGCGTTCTGTTAATGCCAGCATTTGTTAGCTTTATCTGGTTTGCTGTTTTCGGTTCAACGGCCATGGATGTTCAACAAGCTGGTGCAATTGATTTAGCTGCTCTAAAGCCAGAAGAAATATTATTTGCTGTATTTAGTCAATTCCAATATAGTACGGTAATTACCATCATCGCGATCGTGTTAATTAGTACATTCTTTATTACGTCAGCAGATTCTGCAACGTTTGTATTAGGAATGCAAACAACATACGGATCTTTGACACCACCTGCGAACGTTAAATTAACGTGGGGAGTGGCTCAGTCATTAGTTGCAGTTATCTTGCTTTACAGTGGGGGGCTACAAGCGCTCCAAAATGCCTTAATTGTCGCAGCTTTTCCATTTTCCATTATCATGTTATTGATGATGATTTCATTGTATAAAGCATTGATGATTGAGAAAAAGGAACTAGGCTTATATTTAAAGCCAAAACCTAAGAAAAAAGTTTAA
- the map gene encoding type I methionyl aminopeptidase has product MIVQTEEQLEKLKKIGKIVATIRDEMRSETKPGITTKALDDIGGRLFEEYGAISGPKGEYDFPGYTCISVNEEVAHGIPSDRVIKDGDLVNIDVSGSFDGYFADTGISFVVGENEDLSRLCEATERVFQHAVKKAKAGSKKNGIGKAVSAAAKKEGYTVIMNLTGHGIGKSLHEAPDHILNYYDAWDNSLLQEGLVIAFEPFVSSGAEEIIESGDGWTLVTEDKSYVAQIEHTIVITKDEPILLTK; this is encoded by the coding sequence ATGATTGTACAAACAGAAGAACAATTAGAAAAGTTAAAGAAAATCGGTAAAATCGTTGCCACAATTCGAGATGAAATGAGATCAGAAACGAAACCAGGTATCACAACAAAAGCATTAGACGATATCGGTGGACGATTGTTTGAAGAATACGGAGCGATTTCAGGACCAAAAGGAGAATATGATTTTCCGGGGTATACATGTATTTCAGTAAATGAAGAAGTTGCTCATGGAATACCGAGTGATCGGGTGATAAAAGATGGCGATTTAGTTAATATTGACGTATCGGGATCCTTTGATGGCTATTTTGCTGATACAGGTATTTCGTTTGTCGTTGGTGAGAATGAGGATTTATCGAGGCTGTGTGAAGCAACTGAAAGAGTGTTTCAGCACGCTGTAAAAAAAGCGAAAGCTGGTTCAAAGAAAAATGGAATTGGAAAAGCCGTTTCAGCCGCAGCAAAAAAAGAGGGCTATACTGTCATTATGAATTTAACCGGCCACGGAATTGGAAAGTCCTTACACGAAGCACCGGATCATATTTTGAATTACTATGATGCATGGGATAATTCGCTCTTACAGGAAGGCCTAGTGATTGCTTTTGAACCGTTTGTTTCATCAGGTGCAGAAGAAATTATTGAGTCTGGTGATGGATGGACTCTTGTAACAGAAGACAAAAGTTATGTTGCCCAAATTGAACATACCATTGTGATCACAAAAGACGAACCGATTTTGTTAACGAAATAG
- a CDS encoding YjcZ family sporulation protein, with translation MYGYGGYGYGGGCGYGGGGYAGGFALIVVLFILLIIVGAAFVY, from the coding sequence ATGTATGGTTATGGTGGATATGGCTACGGTGGCGGCTGTGGATACGGCGGTGGCGGTTATGCTGGTGGATTTGCGTTAATCGTAGTATTGTTTATTCTATTAATTATCGTTGGTGCAGCTTTCGTTTACTAA
- a CDS encoding GlsB/YeaQ/YmgE family stress response membrane protein: MSFILYLIVGGIIGWLAGLILGKDVPGGIIGNIIAGIIGAWLGGLIFGNMGPDLAGIAIVPALIGAIIFVFILSLIMKSMRKAT; encoded by the coding sequence ATGTCGTTTATATTATACTTAATTGTTGGTGGAATCATTGGTTGGTTAGCTGGATTAATATTAGGTAAAGATGTACCAGGTGGAATTATTGGTAATATTATTGCGGGTATCATCGGAGCATGGTTAGGTGGTTTAATCTTTGGGAATATGGGACCAGACCTTGCGGGTATTGCAATTGTTCCTGCTCTAATTGGTGCGATCATCTTTGTATTCATTTTAAGTTTGATTATGAAGTCTATGAGAAAAGCTACCTAA